The nucleotide sequence CGTTGCCCGCCGGGTAGATGTCGAAATAGCCGACCTCGGACAACCGCGCCGAAGCGACGCCGCTGACGTCGAGGATGCGGAGACCGGCCTGGTAGTTCGCCTGGTAGGAGTACTGGCCCTTGATGTACTGGTTGTGGTCGATCGCGGTGGCGGGCGAACTGTAGACACCGGTGTGCACGGGGGCGGACAGCTTGGCCAGGTCCCAGATGTAGGTCTTGGTGCGCTTGTCGGTGCCGCGCGACTCGTCCAGTTCGTCGTCGAGCAGGAAGTAGCGCTGATCGCCGGTCAGCCAGCCCTGGTGCGAGTACTGCGCGCCCGAGTAGCCCTTGCGCGAGATCTGGACCGGCCTGGCCTTGTCGGTGACGTCGACGATGGTGAGCGTGTCCTCGTTGGCGTTGAAGCAGATTTCCCGGCCGCTGTAGGCGGTGTCCGGGCCGCGGTAGACGACGCACTGCGTGTCGTGGGTGTAGCCGTCCTGGGACACGCAGCCCGCCTTGGCCGGCGCCTTCGGGTTCTGGATGTCGACGATATGCGGTCCGCCGCTGCACGTGTTGGAGCCGATGGCGTAGGCGAAACCGGTCTCCTCGTTGATCGCGATGTTGTGCGCGGGACCGAATTCCCGGTACAGCGCGTCGGCGGTGAAGGTCTGCGGTGTGGTGATGGTGCGGAGCCTGGTCAGGTCGAACACCTGCATCCCGTGCCCGGTGATGAAGTCGGCCACGATGAACGCGTGGTTCTTGTACACCTTCATGTCCCGCCATGAGCTGCTGCCGCCGTTGGAGGGCAGGTTGCCGAGGAACTTGGGCGAGGTCGGGACGCTCAGATCGACGAACGCGGTGCCGTTGGTCCGCCCGACGATGGCGTATTCCTTGCCGGACGACGGGTCGGTCCAGCCCCAGATGTCGTTGCCGTTCCCGCCGCCGAGGCCGGACAAGGGAAGCACGCTGAGCAGGTCGACGTTCTTGCACGGGTATTTGTCGGCCATGCCGTTGACGCACGGGACACCCG is from Amycolatopsis lurida and encodes:
- a CDS encoding choice-of-anchor B family protein → MKLVRMMGLAVLTASALVFSMTAASAHDPETAEGQAAARTFLADHVPAERHAVTGTAAGVPCVNGMADKYPCKNVDLLSVLPLSGLGGGNGNDIWGWTDPSSGKEYAIVGRTNGTAFVDLSVPTSPKFLGNLPSNGGSSSWRDMKVYKNHAFIVADFITGHGMQVFDLTRLRTITTPQTFTADALYREFGPAHNIAINEETGFAYAIGSNTCSGGPHIVDIQNPKAPAKAGCVSQDGYTHDTQCVVYRGPDTAYSGREICFNANEDTLTIVDVTDKARPVQISRKGYSGAQYSHQGWLTGDQRYFLLDDELDESRGTDKRTKTYIWDLAKLSAPVHTGVYSSPATAIDHNQYIKGQYSYQANYQAGLRILDVSGVASARLSEVGYFDIYPAGNAASFNGAWSNYPYFASGIVIVNGIEQGLVVVKPNLGGK